One window from the genome of Alkalihalobacillus sp. LMS6 encodes:
- a CDS encoding right-handed parallel beta-helix repeat-containing protein, translating to MKKIHVSRKLLSKYKTIRQALLDAHDGDTIEIEPGLYHESVQLSKSVTLIGLSDEPEDVRIAGRFKVTNHASVHIKNLSFFKTDKGLLIEQGHANVIHCQFHEIKKYAIQIKEQGHLSLTDTTIRHNAIGIHNRGRARIEYCALYEQQGSQVYTGSNGRLIMKHSHIYNGDTTAFYFDQDSRSYVENCQIYGHHSEQRQIKAQEQSEAVIQDCQIYESQSGGILLQDQAKLTLRSSKLTENAPTQIEAQGGELFLKNSLVENGQSGIHLSQGSKAEIEQCTIKNHSLDQLSIQEASAYIFHCKIHAGERAGITQSAKSYVYIEATDIFDHHMPQIALSEDARLSMNHSSVFEGSHYGVWLTERSSATIAHSRFFDNDLNQLIIADFSEATLDDVDVFDGRQSGLYITDHSHVQLTNSSFYHHHDLYPQVYVLNQSSVTMKETRIIDSYESGIRFENQSTGLIEHCQINGHFEAQIDVRDSQPTIRETFIQDGGTCAIRLLHAGGLIENCFFTGHEHNIAIGGTCETDIIGQEADALRQYEEAVSQTKEMETGLSQHDIQQALKKAQEEADREARTAEIVGLVEQLEERLGKK from the coding sequence GTGAAGAAAATCCATGTTTCACGTAAATTGCTATCGAAATATAAAACGATTAGACAGGCGCTGTTAGATGCTCATGATGGCGACACAATTGAAATTGAACCCGGTCTCTATCATGAATCCGTTCAACTATCAAAATCCGTTACATTAATTGGTCTATCGGATGAGCCTGAAGATGTTCGCATAGCCGGAAGATTTAAAGTGACAAATCATGCTTCTGTACACATTAAAAATCTATCTTTTTTTAAAACGGATAAAGGGTTATTGATTGAACAAGGACATGCTAATGTCATTCACTGTCAATTCCATGAAATAAAAAAATATGCCATTCAAATAAAAGAGCAAGGCCATTTATCCTTGACGGATACCACGATTCGCCATAATGCAATTGGAATTCACAATCGTGGTCGCGCAAGAATTGAATATTGTGCGCTTTATGAACAACAAGGAAGCCAAGTGTATACAGGATCAAATGGTCGCTTAATTATGAAGCATTCGCATATCTATAATGGCGATACGACGGCTTTTTATTTTGACCAAGACAGTCGATCATACGTTGAAAATTGCCAAATCTATGGGCATCATTCAGAGCAACGGCAAATAAAAGCGCAAGAACAGAGTGAAGCAGTCATTCAAGATTGTCAGATTTATGAAAGTCAATCCGGCGGCATCCTCCTACAAGATCAAGCAAAACTAACGTTGCGCTCTAGTAAGCTCACAGAAAATGCACCTACACAAATTGAAGCGCAAGGCGGCGAACTCTTCTTAAAAAACAGCTTGGTCGAAAACGGACAATCTGGAATTCACCTAAGCCAAGGGAGTAAAGCGGAGATTGAACAATGTACAATAAAAAACCATTCACTTGATCAACTCTCCATTCAAGAAGCATCGGCTTACATTTTTCATTGTAAAATTCATGCTGGCGAACGCGCAGGTATTACCCAATCGGCAAAGAGCTACGTCTATATTGAAGCAACGGATATTTTTGATCACCACATGCCACAAATCGCGCTTAGTGAAGACGCTCGCTTAAGCATGAACCACAGTTCTGTCTTCGAAGGTTCTCACTATGGCGTCTGGTTAACGGAACGGTCCAGTGCTACCATTGCTCATAGTCGTTTTTTTGACAATGACTTAAATCAACTTATCATAGCTGATTTTAGTGAAGCGACCTTAGATGATGTCGATGTTTTTGATGGTCGTCAAAGTGGTCTTTATATTACTGATCATAGCCATGTTCAATTAACAAATAGCTCATTTTATCATCATCATGACTTATATCCGCAAGTCTATGTGTTAAATCAGTCTAGCGTCACGATGAAAGAAACGCGTATTATTGATAGTTATGAAAGTGGTATTCGCTTTGAAAATCAATCAACTGGACTCATTGAGCACTGTCAGATCAATGGTCATTTTGAGGCTCAGATTGACGTACGAGATAGCCAACCAACGATCCGAGAAACATTCATTCAAGATGGGGGTACTTGTGCAATCCGACTCCTCCACGCCGGTGGTTTAATTGAAAATTGCTTTTTTACTGGGCATGAACATAACATTGCGATTGGCGGTACGTGTGAGACTGATATTATCGGTCAAGAAGCTGATGCGCTCCGTCAATATGAAGAAGCGGTAAGCCAAACAAAAGAAATGGAAACAGGACTTTCGCAGCACGATATCCAACAAGCACTTAAGAAAGCACAAGAAGAAGCTGACCGAGAGGCTCGAACTGCAGAAATCGTAGGTTTAGTTGAACAATTAGAAGAAAGACTAGGAAAGAAGTAG
- a CDS encoding YitT family protein: protein MLRDFIYMAIGTFLFSLSITLFAMPNNLAEGGIVGLSLLLYFQFDLSPALVTFVFNAVLLLVGFKLLPRHMVYKSIINVPLLSLFIFFTERLGQPIEDTLLAAVFAGIITGVGFGFIFRAGSSTGGTSIIARMLNHRFGWELTGTNFVLDAVIVISGVFIIGPIYTMYTIIALYIGKKVTDYVLEGFDAKKAVNIISPEAQAISEKVLKQMASSATIFNGYGGYSKKEREVIYIVVRSYRLFYLKKLIHEVDPNAFIVVHNVKDVSGGTFFAATHDHPLDPTTMPDFEETQPQPELGK, encoded by the coding sequence ATGTTGAGAGACTTTATCTATATGGCGATTGGAACCTTCCTCTTCAGCCTATCGATTACACTGTTTGCGATGCCGAACAACCTTGCTGAAGGCGGCATTGTCGGGTTATCGCTCTTGCTATATTTCCAATTTGATTTATCACCAGCTCTCGTCACGTTTGTGTTTAATGCTGTTCTTTTATTAGTTGGATTTAAATTATTACCGAGACATATGGTTTATAAGTCGATTATTAATGTTCCGCTCTTATCATTATTTATTTTTTTCACTGAACGACTTGGACAACCAATTGAAGATACGTTACTCGCTGCGGTTTTCGCAGGTATTATAACGGGAGTTGGTTTTGGCTTTATCTTTCGTGCAGGTTCCTCCACTGGTGGAACGTCCATTATTGCGAGAATGCTTAACCACCGTTTCGGTTGGGAATTAACCGGTACGAACTTTGTTTTAGATGCCGTTATCGTGATCTCCGGCGTGTTTATCATCGGACCCATTTATACGATGTATACCATTATTGCGCTATATATAGGAAAAAAAGTAACGGATTATGTGCTTGAAGGATTCGATGCGAAAAAAGCAGTCAATATCATTTCACCAGAAGCACAAGCTATTTCTGAGAAAGTGTTAAAACAAATGGCATCGAGCGCGACCATTTTTAACGGGTATGGCGGCTATTCAAAAAAAGAACGCGAAGTCATTTACATTGTTGTTCGTTCTTACCGCCTCTTCTATTTAAAAAAGCTTATCCATGAAGTCGACCCTAACGCATTTATCGTTGTTCATAATGTAAAAGATGTGTCAGGTGGTACCTTTTTCGCTGCTACACACGATCATCCACTTGATCCGACAACTATGCCAGATTTTGAAGAAACCCAGCCACAACCTGAACTTGGAAAATAA